In the Paenibacillus sp. FSL R7-0337 genome, TATCGAACCGTGGATACTGCCGGTAGCAGCCGCACGGCTGGTGGAGGGACTTCCGGTTCCCGAGAAGGAGCTGCTGGTCCGTGAGATCCGCAGACGTCTGAGAGCATAGCGCTGCAAGCAAGAGACTGTATAGGGGAGGCGGAAGTGCTGGTGAATACATATATTGCATGGCTGCGCGGCATTAATGTCGGCGGCAACAAAGTGATCAAAATGCAGGACCTGAAGGCCACCCTCGGGATACTTCCATTCAGGAATGTACGCACCTACATCCAGAGCGGCAATGTTATATTTGAGAGTGAAGCGTTAACCGGCGACGGGCTGGCGGAGATGATTAGCGGGAAGATTCAGGAGACCTTCGGCTTTGAAGTACCGGTGATGATCCGTTCTCTGGAGGAGCTGGAGGCAGTTATTGCCGGCAATCCGTTCCCGCAGAGTGAGCAGGAAGCCTACAAGCGACTGTACGTCTCGTTCCTGGCAGCGGAGCCAGCCGCTGAAGCGCTGGAGAAACTCCGCCCCTATGAGGATGGAGCTGATAAGCTGCGGGTGATCGGCAGGGAGCTGTATGCCTTCTATGAAGTGAGTGTAAGCGAGTCGCCGCTGTTCAAGGTGCCGTTCGACAAGCTGCTGGGAACGGCGCTTACTGCTCGCAACTGGAACACCCTGAACAAGGTAGCCGTACTGGCCCGTAAGCCGTAAAGGAAATAGTAGCTCTACCAAATACCCCACCGGGACATCTCCTGGCGGGGTATTTGGCGTGTCCGGCACGTTCAGCAAACATTCAGCGGGCATTCATTACGGGTTAAGGTACAGATGCCATAATACACCTAAGAAATGAACGAATCGGAGTGGATCATACAATGAAATTACTGAAGAGGCCGGGTATCGATGTTGTCCTGCTAATGATTATGCTGCTGGCAGCCGTCCTGTACGGATACGGAATCTGGAATGACCAATATGCCAATACGTACTATACAACCGCAGTGGGCAGCATGCTGCAGAGCTTTCATAACTTCTTCTTCGCTTCCCTGGATTCGGCAGGGTCTGTAACGGTCGATAAGCCGCCGGTAACCTTCTGGCTGCAGACCTTAAGCGCGCTGGTCTTCGGCCTGCATGGCTGGAGTGTCATTCTGCCGCAGGTGCTCAGCGGTGTAGGCTCGGTACTCTTAGTCTATCTGCTGGTGAAGCCAACCTTCGGACGGGCGGCGGCACGGCTTGCAGCGCTCGTTATGGCCGCTACTCCGGTAGCAGCAGCGGTAAGCCGGACGAACAATATTGATACGCTGCTGGTATTCACACTGCTGCTGGCGGCATGGTTCCTGTTCAGAGGCACCCTGACCCACCGGCTTGGCAGCCTGCTGGCAGCTTTCGGACTCATCGGTGTCGCCTTCAATGAGAAGATGCTGCAAGCTTATATGGTTCTTCCGGCCTTCTATCTATTCTATCTCCTGGCAGCCAAGGTGAACTGGAAGAAGAAAACCGGCACCCTGGCAGCCTGCACTGCCGTACTGCTGGCAGTGTCTCTATCCTGGGCTGTAATTGTCGATTCCATTCCGGCCGATGAGCGTCCTTACATCGGGAGCAGCGGCACCAACTCTGTGCTTAATTTGGCTTTTGGCTATAACGGTGTATCCCGTCTGACCGGTGACCGCAGTACTGGGGGAGCCGGAGGTGGCGGCTTGGGCGGTGGTGGTATGCCAGGAATGAACGGGGAAATGCCGGACTTAAGCGGTGAATTCCCGCCCATGGATGGAGCTGACGGGCAAGGGGGCGCAGACGGGCAAGGGACGATGAACGGCCGTGATTCCGCCGCCGGGGACAATCAGAGCCGTGACAGCGGCGGGACTGCACCAGGCCAGGACGGACGCGGTGGCGGAATGGTGCCGGGCGGTCAGGATGGAGGACGGCGTGCAGAAGGAGAGAGCGGCGGATTCGGCGGGTTCGGAAGCCCGAACGGACGCGGTGGGATGGGCGGTGGCGGGATGTTCAACACAGGCACTGCCGGTCCGCTGCGGCTGTTCCAGCAGGAGCTGTCCGGTCAGGCGAGCTGGCTGCTGCCGTTCGTGCTGTTCGGCAGCATCGGGATCTTGGCCAGCCTGCGCCGCAGGAGCTTCACCCGGCAGCATAAGGAAGCCCTGTTCTGGTTGGCCTGGCTGATTCCGGTCATGGGATTCTTCAGCATCGCCGGCTTCTTCCACCAGTACTACCTGATCATGATGGCTCCGCCGGTGGCGGCGCTGGCAGGTGCAGGCTGGTCTCAGCTCTGGAGCTACTATAAGGAGCGGAAGACCTGGCTGTCCTGGCTGCTGCCCGCAGCGGTGCTGGCTACAACGGTGCTTGAGGTGTACATTATCCGTCCGTATGACGATACCATCGGCAGCGGGTGGTCCGTGGGCATACTGGCCGCAGGTATTGCAATGACTGTATTGCTAATCATTCTGCGGCTGCTGGAAACGGTACGAAATAAGCATTCCTGGATACATGCCGCTGCTGTAACAGGGTTCCTGGTGCTGCTGATTGGCCCTCTCTACTGGGCATTCACACCGATTGTCTATGGCAATAACAGCATGACGCCGGCAGCTGGTCCGGATAGCGGCAGCTCCTTCACCTTCGGTAGGGGGAATATAAGCAACATGGGCAATGCGCCTGACGTGGACACCAGGGCCGGAATGGGCGGCATGGGGGGAAGGAATAACTCCGCTGGTATTAATGATTCTCTGCTGGGCTATCTCAAGGAGCATAACACCGGCGAGAAATATCTGTTCGCAGCGATGGATTATGGAACGGCAGGCCCGTATATCATCGACGAAGGCGAGCAG is a window encoding:
- a CDS encoding DUF1697 domain-containing protein, yielding MNTYIAWLRGINVGGNKVIKMQDLKATLGILPFRNVRTYIQSGNVIFESEALTGDGLAEMISGKIQETFGFEVPVMIRSLEELEAVIAGNPFPQSEQEAYKRLYVSFLAAEPAAEALEKLRPYEDGADKLRVIGRELYAFYEVSVSESPLFKVPFDKLLGTALTARNWNTLNKVAVLARKP
- a CDS encoding glycosyltransferase family 39 protein, whose amino-acid sequence is MKLLKRPGIDVVLLMIMLLAAVLYGYGIWNDQYANTYYTTAVGSMLQSFHNFFFASLDSAGSVTVDKPPVTFWLQTLSALVFGLHGWSVILPQVLSGVGSVLLVYLLVKPTFGRAAARLAALVMAATPVAAAVSRTNNIDTLLVFTLLLAAWFLFRGTLTHRLGSLLAAFGLIGVAFNEKMLQAYMVLPAFYLFYLLAAKVNWKKKTGTLAACTAVLLAVSLSWAVIVDSIPADERPYIGSSGTNSVLNLAFGYNGVSRLTGDRSTGGAGGGGLGGGGMPGMNGEMPDLSGEFPPMDGADGQGGADGQGTMNGRDSAAGDNQSRDSGGTAPGQDGRGGGMVPGGQDGGRRAEGESGGFGGFGSPNGRGGMGGGGMFNTGTAGPLRLFQQELSGQASWLLPFVLFGSIGILASLRRRSFTRQHKEALFWLAWLIPVMGFFSIAGFFHQYYLIMMAPPVAALAGAGWSQLWSYYKERKTWLSWLLPAAVLATTVLEVYIIRPYDDTIGSGWSVGILAAGIAMTVLLIILRLLETVRNKHSWIHAAAVTGFLVLLIGPLYWAFTPIVYGNNSMTPAAGPDSGSSFTFGRGNISNMGNAPDVDTRAGMGGMGGRNNSAGINDSLLGYLKEHNTGEKYLFAAMDYGTAGPYIIDEGEQVVILNGFNASDTPYTPDSLKELIESGQVKYFLVTSGGMGGGRGGSSEITEWITSNGTEVPAADWQGTQNSGNAGTLYEITLN